Proteins encoded in a region of the Balnearium lithotrophicum genome:
- a CDS encoding flagellar protein FlaG: MDVKSIQNIDSARQINSQNLQALDQKNQVRIQKETIKQQEEKIEKLKNEKVSPEVVEKVLEELRKKLSMLNTQLQIKIDKDTDITVVKVVDKQTNKVIRQIPPEYVLKIAKYLDEITGLLLREKA, translated from the coding sequence ATGGATGTTAAATCTATCCAGAACATAGATTCAGCTCGCCAAATCAACTCCCAAAACCTTCAAGCACTTGACCAAAAAAATCAGGTCAGAATTCAAAAGGAAACAATAAAGCAACAGGAAGAAAAAATTGAAAAACTTAAAAATGAGAAGGTATCTCCAGAAGTTGTGGAAAAAGTCTTGGAGGAACTTAGAAAAAAACTGTCCATGTTGAATACTCAACTTCAAATAAAAATAGATAAAGATACGGATATAACTGTAGTAAAAGTTGTGGACAAACAGACCAATAAAGTAATAAGACAGATACCTCCAGAGTACGTTCTTAAAATAGCTAAATATTTGGACGAAATAACTGGACTTCTCCTTAGA
- a CDS encoding flagellin translates to MALRINYNYQADFTHVNLLKTERNLNTALERLSTGYRINSAKDDAAGLFIADQLKLVANALDQGSRNAQDGISAAQIAESSLSQIYDKLVTMYTKAQQAAADTNDANARQALQKDIQKLVDAIDKIASTSEFNGLKLLDGTFQNKVIHFGPRADQTLSISIDSARAKDLGAYVVNGTGQSVAYQDTLANTLTNNPDYEFKTTETINIGGVTLTPTNNEITDAKRIADFVNNNETLKELGFQATAKNKSVADNTWQNIAVGSDDSVTFNFYVGPEESPDFSITYTGGSTITLDDLIQKINSEAAAKGLDLTAKAENNKLVLETNGETVAIEASVTAGGTAGNTSFNLGQFIQGGSSITVDDSNTKGTAIKVGDLTVLAPESYAYDFTGVSSALGLTSATGTALLNNLNSLDVTNNANAELAMKVIDTTIKKVDSMRSSLGSIQINLQAIVDNNNFAATQTREAESRIRNVDFAKEMAEFTRQQTLMQSGMAMLAQANQLPQLVLQLLR, encoded by the coding sequence AGGATACAGAATTAACTCGGCTAAGGATGATGCTGCAGGTCTCTTTATTGCTGACCAGTTAAAACTTGTTGCAAATGCCCTTGACCAAGGTTCAAGGAACGCTCAGGATGGAATTTCTGCAGCTCAAATTGCAGAGAGCTCCCTTTCACAAATCTACGATAAGCTTGTTACCATGTACACAAAAGCCCAACAGGCAGCTGCTGACACCAATGATGCCAATGCAAGGCAAGCTTTACAGAAAGACATTCAGAAACTTGTAGATGCTATTGATAAAATAGCTTCTACTTCTGAATTTAACGGATTAAAGCTTTTAGATGGTACTTTTCAAAATAAGGTTATTCATTTTGGACCAAGGGCAGACCAGACACTTTCAATTTCCATTGACAGTGCAAGGGCAAAGGATTTAGGAGCCTATGTTGTAAATGGGACAGGACAAAGCGTTGCTTACCAAGATACGTTAGCTAATACACTAACTAATAATCCTGATTACGAATTTAAGACAACAGAAACAATCAATATAGGAGGAGTTACTCTTACTCCTACAAACAATGAAATTACTGACGCTAAAAGAATAGCCGATTTCGTGAATAATAATGAAACTCTCAAGGAATTGGGATTTCAGGCTACAGCTAAAAACAAAAGTGTAGCGGATAATACGTGGCAGAACATAGCAGTAGGCTCCGATGATTCTGTTACTTTCAATTTCTACGTTGGTCCCGAAGAAAGTCCTGACTTTAGCATTACATATACTGGAGGAAGTACCATAACTCTTGATGATTTAATCCAGAAGATTAATTCTGAAGCAGCCGCTAAAGGTTTGGATTTAACAGCAAAAGCAGAAAATAATAAGCTCGTTTTAGAAACTAATGGGGAAACTGTAGCTATCGAAGCCTCAGTCACAGCAGGAGGTACTGCTGGAAATACTTCATTTAACCTGGGTCAATTTATACAGGGTGGTTCATCAATCACTGTTGATGATAGTAATACAAAAGGCACTGCAATAAAGGTAGGTGATTTAACGGTTTTAGCTCCAGAATCCTATGCATACGATTTTACTGGTGTCAGTAGTGCTTTAGGACTTACCTCTGCAACAGGAACAGCGTTGCTCAACAACCTAAATTCTCTTGATGTGACAAACAATGCTAATGCAGAGCTTGCTATGAAAGTTATAGACACAACCATTAAAAAAGTTGATTCTATGCGTTCAAGTTTAGGTTCTATTCAAATAAATCTCCAGGCTATTGTTGACAACAACAACTTTGCAGCTACTCAGACAAGAGAGGCTGAGTCAAGGATTAGGAACGTTGACTTTGCTAAGGAGATGGCTGAGTTTACAAGACAGCAAACCCTCATGCAGTCTGGTATGGCTATGCTTGCTCAGGCAAATCAGCTTCCACAGCTCGTTCTTCAACTTCTCAGATAA